Proteins co-encoded in one Gleimia hominis genomic window:
- a CDS encoding spermidine synthase, producing MARPTRNHQPLKDGLRVSIGTSTLELRVDNQLATVFIDGAESSCINLSDPTALEFEYMQQMTAAMSVLFPFGPVRALHLGAAACCLPLAWHHLRPGSQQVAVEINADLARVVRNLFDLPRSPHLKIRVADAREALNQYAPGRFDVIVRDVFTDAHTPQNLRSKQFFETAQRVLSPTGVLLVNAAHGKGVDARTDVAGALATFEHVAICAESKVLSGGRRGNVCIIALNEPPADYFQLLQRELRKLAFTPRFLETSKARRWVGTSQPVTDIR from the coding sequence ATGGCTCGACCTACACGCAACCACCAGCCACTCAAAGACGGCCTGCGCGTATCCATCGGCACTTCCACGTTAGAACTGCGGGTGGACAACCAGCTGGCAACCGTCTTTATTGATGGCGCTGAATCCTCTTGTATTAACCTATCGGATCCAACCGCCCTCGAGTTCGAATACATGCAGCAAATGACCGCCGCCATGAGCGTGCTTTTCCCCTTCGGCCCGGTCCGAGCCCTACATTTAGGTGCCGCAGCCTGCTGCCTCCCGCTTGCCTGGCACCATTTACGCCCCGGTTCACAGCAAGTGGCCGTGGAAATAAACGCCGACCTTGCGCGCGTGGTGCGGAACCTGTTCGACCTGCCCCGCAGCCCCCACTTGAAAATCCGGGTTGCGGATGCGCGTGAGGCTCTAAACCAGTATGCGCCAGGTCGTTTCGACGTGATTGTGCGCGACGTATTCACCGACGCGCACACGCCCCAGAACCTGCGCTCAAAACAATTTTTTGAAACCGCGCAACGAGTCTTGTCCCCCACCGGGGTGCTGCTGGTGAACGCCGCCCACGGTAAAGGAGTGGACGCGCGCACAGACGTGGCCGGCGCACTCGCAACCTTCGAACACGTGGCGATCTGTGCGGAAAGCAAAGTCCTCTCCGGCGGTCGGCGCGGCAACGTGTGCATTATCGCACTCAACGAACCCCCAGCAGACTACTTTCAGCTATTACAACGTGAACTACGCAAGCTTGCGTTCACTCCCCGGTTCCTCGAAACTTCTAAAGCGCGACGTTGGGTTGGGACCAGCCAACCAGTTACTGACATTAGATAG
- a CDS encoding DUF3040 domain-containing protein → MALSEQERAILEQMERELRRDDPRLASTMSRQRTNRTGRTYSPRRVGGGVALLLVGLALPIIGLTIGILWLTVLLGVAGFALMLTGILFITVPTKPTVPAPRTTSGGRAVPNVHSCRGKKIGGSGANAASDHSLGEPGNRPWSNW, encoded by the coding sequence GTGGCGTTGTCAGAACAGGAACGCGCAATCCTCGAACAGATGGAACGTGAGTTGCGTCGCGATGACCCACGTCTGGCATCAACAATGTCGCGGCAACGCACGAATCGGACTGGGCGGACCTATTCGCCTCGCCGCGTCGGCGGTGGGGTAGCGCTACTGCTGGTAGGCCTGGCGTTACCAATCATTGGTTTAACGATTGGCATACTGTGGTTGACAGTACTGCTTGGGGTAGCGGGATTCGCCCTCATGCTCACAGGCATACTGTTTATAACGGTTCCAACAAAACCAACTGTGCCGGCGCCTCGGACCACCTCAGGGGGAAGAGCGGTTCCAAACGTTCATTCATGCAGAGGCAAGAAGATCGGTGGGAGCGGCGCAAACGCGGCGAGTGACCACAGTTTAGGCGAGCCGGGAAACCGGCCCTGGAGTAATTGGTAG
- a CDS encoding glutamine synthetase family protein has protein sequence MHPAAQEVMRTVVESNIRFIRLWFTDVSGQLKAVAIDPGELEAAFSEGLGFDGSAVQGLTRVYESDMLLRPDPTTFALLPNQGEKVARMFCDLLTPEGKPALSDPRGVLERTLRRAEEIGFSVQIHTEVEFYMLKQTSDPLAIEPVDNAGYFDYVARGGSNDFRRRAVQALEDMGISVEFSHHEAGPGQNEIDLRAADALTAADNIQSLHTVVQEIALSENQMATFMPKPFIDYPGSGMHTHISLLEGGSNAFYDPAGQHRMSRTARAFIAGLLRHAREISAVVNQHVNSYKRLWGGGEAPCYICWGHNNRSALVRIPLYKPGKGQDARVEYRAIDSAANPYLAFAVLIAAGLAGVQGRYDLMEEAQDDVWQLSDSERAVLGIEDLPHSLKDAIDAMARSELVATTLGEEAFDYVLRDKVSEWNAYRAQVTPWELRKAIRPL, from the coding sequence GTGCACCCAGCAGCGCAAGAAGTAATGCGAACCGTAGTTGAATCAAACATCCGGTTTATCCGCCTGTGGTTCACGGACGTATCCGGCCAGCTCAAAGCCGTGGCAATCGACCCGGGCGAACTAGAAGCTGCGTTCAGTGAAGGTTTGGGATTCGACGGGTCCGCAGTGCAAGGCCTCACCCGCGTGTACGAATCCGACATGCTCCTGCGCCCAGACCCAACCACGTTCGCTCTCCTGCCTAACCAGGGGGAGAAAGTGGCGCGCATGTTCTGCGACCTGCTCACTCCCGAAGGGAAACCGGCGCTCTCTGACCCGCGCGGCGTACTGGAACGCACCCTGCGACGCGCCGAAGAAATCGGATTCAGCGTGCAAATTCACACCGAAGTGGAGTTTTACATGCTGAAGCAGACCAGCGACCCCCTCGCTATCGAACCGGTCGACAACGCAGGATACTTCGACTACGTCGCCCGCGGCGGATCAAACGACTTCCGCCGCAGGGCCGTACAAGCGCTCGAAGACATGGGAATCTCAGTTGAATTCTCCCATCACGAAGCCGGGCCCGGGCAAAACGAAATCGACCTGAGGGCCGCGGACGCGCTCACCGCCGCGGACAACATCCAATCCCTCCACACGGTGGTCCAAGAAATCGCGCTGAGCGAGAACCAGATGGCCACGTTCATGCCAAAACCCTTCATCGACTACCCCGGGTCGGGAATGCATACCCACATCTCCCTACTCGAAGGGGGCAGTAACGCGTTCTACGACCCCGCCGGGCAACACCGCATGTCCCGCACCGCCCGCGCCTTCATCGCCGGGCTGCTACGCCACGCCCGCGAAATATCCGCCGTGGTGAACCAACACGTGAACTCCTACAAACGCCTGTGGGGTGGTGGGGAAGCACCCTGCTACATCTGCTGGGGTCACAACAACCGGTCCGCACTCGTGCGCATCCCCCTGTACAAACCCGGTAAAGGTCAAGACGCGCGCGTGGAATACCGGGCAATCGACTCCGCTGCGAACCCCTACTTAGCCTTCGCGGTCCTAATTGCCGCTGGGTTAGCGGGCGTGCAGGGACGCTACGACCTCATGGAAGAAGCCCAAGACGACGTGTGGCAACTCTCCGACAGTGAACGTGCGGTACTGGGCATCGAAGACCTACCGCATTCACTGAAAGACGCGATTGACGCGATGGCGCGCTCTGAATTGGTTGCCACCACGCTGGGGGAGGAAGCGTTCGACTACGTGCTGCGTGACAAGGTTTCGGAATGGAACGCCTACCGGGCCCAGGTGACACCGTGGGAGCTACGGAAGGCAATCCGGCCTCTGTGA
- the dinB gene encoding DNA polymerase IV yields the protein MSKAPRAAWVRRNWGRDDSQCHILHVDMDSFFASVEVLRNPQLKGKPLIVGGKSARGVVTSATYDVRARGVYAGMPMARALRLAPDASVVQSTRGVYSQFSRRVMAILDQITPQVERISIDEAFLDVRGATRRLGSPTQIGTLIRQRIREEVGLVASVGIAPVKSVAKIASSHAKPDGLLLIPAAAVVPFLHALPVGALWGVGSSTGERLKTAGVDTVSDLAHYPLSKLDRLLGVAHARRLHDLAWGVDPRAVTQRAREKSIGTETTFSTNVTDLDALLRMLLRQSHECARRLRAVNLVGWTVSIKVRSADFKTATRSVTLHAPTDSAREITHAAERLLVNYGVPKGGARLLGLRVENLQDRAMGVAQTFDYDERTLEAERAMDAIAQRFGEAALQPASLLGEAHEEEGRE from the coding sequence ATGTCGAAAGCTCCGCGGGCTGCTTGGGTGCGGCGCAATTGGGGTCGGGATGATTCGCAGTGCCATATTTTGCACGTGGATATGGATTCGTTTTTCGCTTCCGTTGAGGTTCTGCGCAACCCACAGTTGAAAGGCAAACCTTTGATTGTGGGTGGGAAGTCCGCGCGGGGCGTGGTGACGTCTGCTACCTACGATGTGCGGGCGCGTGGGGTTTACGCGGGTATGCCGATGGCGCGGGCGCTTCGGTTGGCGCCGGATGCGTCCGTGGTGCAGTCAACGCGCGGGGTTTATTCACAGTTTTCCCGCCGGGTCATGGCGATTTTAGACCAGATCACCCCGCAGGTGGAACGCATCAGTATAGATGAAGCATTTTTAGATGTTCGAGGGGCTACGCGTCGGCTCGGTTCCCCAACGCAGATAGGTACCCTGATTCGCCAGCGAATCCGCGAGGAAGTGGGGCTCGTGGCTTCGGTTGGGATCGCCCCCGTGAAGTCGGTTGCTAAAATCGCGTCTTCGCACGCTAAACCCGATGGTCTGCTGCTGATCCCCGCAGCCGCGGTGGTACCATTTTTGCATGCCCTGCCCGTGGGGGCCCTGTGGGGCGTTGGCTCGAGCACGGGGGAGCGGTTGAAAACCGCGGGGGTGGACACGGTTTCGGATTTAGCGCACTACCCGCTGAGTAAACTGGATCGGTTACTGGGGGTCGCGCACGCGCGCCGGTTGCACGACTTAGCATGGGGAGTGGACCCGCGGGCGGTCACGCAGCGGGCGCGAGAGAAGTCCATTGGAACGGAAACGACGTTTAGCACTAATGTCACCGACTTGGATGCGCTGCTGAGAATGCTGCTGCGCCAAAGCCACGAGTGTGCTCGGCGGTTGCGGGCAGTGAACCTCGTGGGGTGGACGGTGAGTATTAAAGTCCGGTCCGCAGATTTTAAAACCGCTACCCGGTCAGTTACGTTGCATGCGCCAACGGATTCGGCGCGTGAAATCACGCACGCTGCCGAGCGCCTCCTGGTGAATTACGGCGTGCCCAAAGGTGGGGCGCGACTGTTGGGGCTGCGGGTGGAGAACCTACAGGACCGAGCCATGGGGGTGGCGCAAACATTCGACTACGATGAGCGCACGCTTGAGGCCGAGCGGGCAATGGATGCGATTGCGCAGCGTTTTGGGGAAGCTGCCCTGCAGCCCGCGTCTTTACTGGGCGAGGCCCATGAGGAAGAAGGCCGGGAGTGA
- the glgA gene encoding glycogen synthase, whose translation MRVDLLTREYPPHVYGGAGVHVEELAHVLSDLIDVRVHAFDGPRGTDAPAVVGYDYLPGLDEANPALRTMGVDLQMAQGVEGTDLVHSHTWYANMGGHWAHLLHEVPHVVSAHSLEPLRPWKREQLGGGYNLSSWAERTAFEAADGVIAVSNGMREDILRCYPKIAPDRVHVVHNGIDLSRWNKPQTDEEKQAARQTLKRLGIDENRPTVVFVGRVTRQKGLPHLLRALREVPKETQVVLCAGAPDTKQIMEEVRGLVDELREELNSVHLITDMLPREQLVAVLSAGTVFVTPSVYEPLGIVNLEAMAVDLPVVGTATGGIPDVIVDGETGYLVPIEQKQDGTGKPLDPQKFQHDMAQRLTALLEDPDLAARMGKAGRERAQAHFSWETIGKRTVEVYEQVLNAR comes from the coding sequence ATGCGAGTAGATCTGCTGACCCGTGAATACCCCCCGCATGTTTACGGTGGTGCGGGTGTGCACGTTGAAGAGCTGGCGCACGTGCTCAGTGACCTAATCGACGTGCGAGTCCACGCGTTCGACGGACCCCGCGGCACCGACGCACCCGCGGTGGTTGGCTACGACTACTTACCCGGCCTAGATGAGGCAAATCCCGCGCTGCGCACCATGGGGGTTGACCTGCAAATGGCTCAGGGCGTGGAAGGCACAGACCTGGTGCACTCGCACACCTGGTACGCAAACATGGGGGGACACTGGGCCCACCTACTTCACGAAGTTCCCCACGTGGTGTCCGCCCACTCGCTAGAACCCCTTCGCCCGTGGAAACGCGAGCAGTTAGGTGGGGGATACAACCTCTCTTCCTGGGCCGAACGCACCGCTTTTGAAGCAGCCGACGGAGTCATCGCCGTGTCCAACGGGATGCGCGAAGACATCTTGCGCTGCTACCCCAAGATCGCCCCAGACCGCGTCCACGTGGTGCACAACGGGATTGACCTTAGCCGGTGGAACAAGCCACAAACCGACGAGGAAAAGCAAGCAGCGCGCCAGACCCTCAAACGATTAGGAATCGACGAAAACCGGCCAACCGTAGTATTCGTGGGGCGCGTGACGCGACAAAAAGGACTGCCCCACCTGCTGCGCGCCCTGCGTGAAGTACCCAAAGAAACACAAGTGGTGCTTTGTGCCGGAGCTCCCGATACGAAACAGATCATGGAAGAAGTCCGCGGCCTAGTGGACGAACTGCGCGAAGAACTGAACTCGGTGCACCTAATCACCGATATGCTGCCGCGCGAACAACTAGTGGCCGTGCTCAGTGCCGGAACCGTGTTCGTCACCCCATCCGTGTACGAACCATTAGGGATCGTGAACCTCGAAGCCATGGCCGTTGACCTACCGGTGGTGGGAACCGCTACCGGAGGGATCCCCGATGTGATCGTAGACGGCGAAACCGGGTACCTCGTGCCAATAGAACAAAAACAAGACGGGACCGGCAAACCACTCGACCCACAAAAATTCCAGCACGACATGGCTCAGCGTCTAACCGCCCTGCTAGAAGACCCAGACTTAGCGGCACGAATGGGCAAAGCGGGTCGTGAACGCGCCCAAGCACACTTCTCGTGGGAAACAATCGGTAAACGCACCGTGGAAGTGTACGAACAAGTGCTGAACGCGCGATAG
- the glgC gene encoding glucose-1-phosphate adenylyltransferase, which translates to MAKPNVLAIVLAGGEGKRLMPLTTDRAKPAVPFGGHYRLIDFALSNIVNSGYLQVVVLTQYKSHSLDRHITTTWRMSNLLGNYVTPVPAQQRRGPHWYLGSADAIYQSLNIVDDEKPDYIVIVGADNIYRMDFSQMMDHHIESGLPCTVAGIRQPIELSPSFGVIEAKDGRIQRFVEKPETTEGLPDDPNSFLASMGNYIFTTDALVKALRADASDETSEHDMGGDIVPYFVDHGGCGVYDFIDNDVPGSTERDRDYWRDVGTLDAYYEANMDLISVHPIFNLYNHRWPTHTQIPGHLPPAKFVYAQEHERMGHAVDSFVSPGVIVSGGRIQGSIISPGVYVHSWAQIKDSVVMDNCRIGRNAVVSKAILDKNVVVMEDAQVGVDVEHDRARGLTVTESGITVVPKGYVVNP; encoded by the coding sequence ATGGCTAAACCTAATGTGCTCGCAATTGTCCTCGCGGGTGGCGAGGGGAAGCGGCTTATGCCCCTCACCACCGATCGCGCCAAACCAGCTGTTCCGTTCGGTGGCCACTACCGACTGATTGACTTTGCCCTGTCAAATATTGTCAACTCTGGCTACCTTCAAGTGGTGGTGTTAACTCAGTACAAGTCCCATTCTTTGGACCGCCACATCACCACCACGTGGCGCATGTCGAACCTGCTGGGTAACTACGTGACTCCTGTCCCTGCGCAGCAGCGCCGGGGCCCGCACTGGTACTTGGGTTCCGCGGACGCAATCTACCAGTCGCTGAACATTGTGGACGATGAGAAGCCTGATTACATCGTCATCGTGGGGGCCGACAATATTTACCGCATGGATTTCTCACAGATGATGGATCACCACATTGAATCTGGCTTGCCCTGCACCGTGGCTGGGATTCGCCAGCCCATCGAACTGTCCCCATCCTTTGGGGTGATCGAAGCGAAAGACGGTCGGATCCAACGGTTCGTAGAAAAACCAGAAACGACCGAGGGCCTCCCCGATGACCCGAACTCGTTCCTCGCCTCCATGGGGAACTACATTTTCACGACCGACGCGCTCGTCAAAGCGCTGCGGGCAGACGCGTCTGATGAAACGTCTGAGCACGACATGGGGGGCGATATTGTTCCCTACTTCGTGGATCACGGAGGCTGCGGGGTGTACGACTTCATTGACAACGACGTTCCCGGTTCAACGGAACGCGACCGGGACTACTGGCGGGATGTTGGAACACTGGACGCGTACTATGAGGCAAACATGGACCTGATTTCCGTCCACCCCATCTTTAACCTTTACAACCACCGGTGGCCCACCCACACGCAGATTCCCGGCCACCTGCCGCCCGCTAAGTTCGTGTACGCGCAAGAACACGAGCGGATGGGACACGCGGTTGACTCGTTTGTGTCGCCTGGCGTGATTGTTTCTGGTGGAAGAATCCAAGGTTCAATCATCTCACCGGGCGTTTACGTGCACTCCTGGGCGCAGATCAAAGATTCCGTGGTGATGGACAACTGTCGGATTGGTCGCAACGCCGTGGTGTCAAAGGCGATTTTGGACAAGAACGTGGTCGTGATGGAAGACGCGCAAGTTGGTGTCGATGTGGAACACGATCGGGCGCGGGGCCTGACTGTCACAGAATCTGGAATCACGGTCGTACCAAAAGGTTACGTGGTGAACCCGTAG
- a CDS encoding ABC transporter ATP-binding protein gives METVVTLKHVDVRRGGKPILSNIDWTIGPRENWVILGPNGAGKTTLINLLTGRVFPSYSKDSNVEAKILGYKLGEVDVRELRTYVGLSSSAERSLIRPEATVEDLVLSSIYGKTGRGREEYEQQDVSRAHDLMHLFGIEALADRKFSTLSAGEQQRTQICRALMADPQILILDEPVAGLDLGARELLMLALEEIAKDPRSPALVLITHHLEQIPKGFTHAALMKNGSIIGQGPLHKVLTDEQVSDAFGLPLRVGEDNGRWWGRAE, from the coding sequence ATGGAAACAGTTGTGACACTCAAGCACGTGGATGTTCGCCGCGGCGGAAAACCGATCCTATCGAACATCGACTGGACGATTGGTCCGAGAGAAAACTGGGTGATCCTCGGCCCCAATGGAGCGGGAAAAACGACGTTAATAAACCTGCTCACCGGCCGAGTTTTCCCCTCCTACTCCAAAGACAGTAACGTGGAAGCGAAAATCCTGGGGTACAAACTTGGGGAAGTGGACGTGCGGGAACTACGTACTTACGTCGGCCTGTCATCCTCCGCGGAACGCTCCTTGATCCGCCCCGAAGCCACAGTTGAAGACCTCGTTCTAAGTTCCATCTACGGTAAAACTGGGCGCGGACGCGAAGAATATGAACAGCAAGACGTTTCCCGCGCACACGACCTCATGCACTTGTTTGGTATTGAGGCCCTAGCGGACCGCAAGTTCAGCACCCTCTCCGCTGGGGAACAGCAACGAACACAAATCTGCCGGGCCCTGATGGCGGACCCGCAGATCCTGATCCTCGACGAACCCGTGGCCGGGCTAGACCTGGGAGCGCGGGAACTGCTGATGCTAGCGCTCGAAGAGATCGCGAAAGACCCCCGTTCACCAGCGCTCGTGCTCATCACTCACCACCTGGAGCAGATCCCGAAAGGCTTCACCCACGCAGCCCTCATGAAAAACGGATCCATCATCGGTCAGGGGCCGCTCCACAAGGTACTGACCGACGAGCAGGTCTCTGACGCCTTCGGCTTACCGCTGCGCGTCGGTGAAGACAACGGTCGCTGGTGGGGGCGCGCCGAATAA